ATGCGTCGCAAGTTCTCTATTGTGCCGGAATAGTTGCGCCGATGAATGCCCTGCACTTCATTCCGAAAGCCAAATACAAAATAGACCTCTCCGTCAGCCATTTGCAGCACATTAAAATACGGTCTGGCGGCAGTATATCCCCGCTGGTTGAGCGCATTAAACTTGGTGGCATCTTTTTTATATTCTTCGACTCTGACAACATTATTGGCACCGGCAATATCAACAACCAGCACTTCGTAGGGATCGGCCCAAATGCTTGGTGCGCAAAGCAATGTTATTGTCAGGACCGACAGCAGGACTCGCCACCGCTGAATGCCATTTAAATCTAAAAAGTGGCCACAGACAGCTTTAGAAGCGGTGATGATATGATGGGTGGCAACTTTATGAATGGGTGTCAAAATCATTGATGAATGAAAACATAGCATACCCGTTATGCAGCCGCAATAATTCCTGCGAGTAGACCTTTATAATCGCATTGACAAACCCCGCCACCATAACAAAGTTTTAGCTAAACCCTAAATGTGCGCATTTTGGGGATTCAATTGATTCAGCTCGTAAAAAATTTATCTATATCATTTATCGGACCTCTTTTCCGGTCGGGCAGACACCATCATGCTTATTGCCGGACCATAAATATTATACGGAGGAATGCGTCATGACAAAATTAATGACTGTTATTTTGAGCATACTCATTACCTGTTTATCCGCACAGGCACAGGAACTGGTTTTTCACATACACTTGATCGATATTACTGGTGTCGGCAAAGCCATCGGAACGGTTAAAGCAACATCAAGTCCTTATGGAACAGTCTTAACGCCCAATCTAAACAGCCTCACCCCCGGCTTGCATGGATTCCATATTCATCAAAATCCTGATTGCGGTCCCGGGGATAAAGGTGGTAAAAGGATTCCTGGACTGGCTGCTGGAGGGCACTATGACCCAGCCGGTACCGGGAAACACGCAGGCCCCTTTGGCAACGGACATCTGGGCGACTTGCCAGCCTTATATGTTGATGGTAATGGTCAAGCCAGCCATCCCGTACTCGCACCCCGGGTAAAACTGTCCGATCTCAAAGGCCGTGCGCTGATGATTCATGCCGGAGGCGACAACTATTCTGATAAACCCCAAAAACTGGGTGGCGGCGGTGCCCGGATGGCATGTGGGGTGGTTCAATAGCGTTTAACATCAGCCTGTGGCCGGATATGCAACCCCAACTCCCAATTTAGCGGGAAGAAAGGAGCCAATATGGTGTCAAAACGAAAATTAGGCCGTAACGGCCCCGAGGTTAGTGCCATTGGTTATGGGGCCATGGGGCTTGAGGGCTATTACGGCAGTGCAAAAGAAAATGAAGCACTGGCCGCACTTCACCATGCGCTGGATACCGGCTCGACTTTCATTGATTCAGCAGATGCATATGGAAATGGTCACAACGAGGAGCTGATCGCGCAGGCGATCGCCGGACGACGCGAGGATGCTTTTATCGCCACCAAATACGGTATTGTTTTTGAGGCCGACCAACAGGGAACAGAAGTGCCGACCGGTTGGGGGTTCTCATTGAACATCAACGGTAACCCCGACTATGTGCGGCGGGCACTGGATCACAGCCTCAGGCGGCTGAACAGCGAGCGGATTGATCTTTGGTATCTGCATTATCCGGATCCGGCCACACCCATCGAAGAGACGGTGGGTGCCATGTCCGAGGCGGTAAGCCAGGGTAAAGTCAGGTTCATCGGCCTGAGCAATGTCACGGCCGATCAGGTTCGTCAGGCGCATAAGGTGCACCCGATTGCAGCCGTTCAGTATGAATATTCGCTATGGCGCCGCGAAGTTGAAAACGAATTGTTGCCCACGCTCCGCGAGTTGGGAATTGCTTTAGTGCCCTGGGCTCCATTGGGAAGCGGATTTCTAACCGGCACAATCGATGAATTGGCTTCAGATGATTTTCGGAATAACAACCCGCGTTACCAGGGAGATAATTTTAAAACCAACAAAGACCGGTTTGCGCCTCTGATGCAGGTGGCCGCAGAACTTGACATCACACCTGCTCAACTGGCGCTCGCCTGGCTCCTTCACCAGGGGGATGATATTGTTCCTATTCCGGGAACACGCCAACAGAATCGTATTACCGAAAATGCCGCTGCAGCCGGCATCACACTGGATGCCGAAACCGTCGAGCGCATATCCTCCCTGGCTGCTCCCGGAACGGCCGTAGGACAAACACTTGTTTGATATGCGGGTTTAGGATTCAAAGGTTCTGGGTTCGGTGTTTCCGATTGCATACAAAAAACCCCGCATCTGACATTCCGATGCGGGGTTTCTTATATATAAGAAAGTTGATGAGAGCGATGGTTCGCCCTCAGTATGGTTTAGACACGTCCACCCCAGACAGCCGGTTGTTCATCTCTTTTTTTGGTATGCTCAGGGCTGTTTGGGTTTGGCGAACTGTATCGCTTTTTGGCAATTTTCTTTTGACGCTCTTCATTGCCTTCATTAACGCGATCACGGCACTCACCTTCGTCGCAGTTACCGGTAATGTCTCTATTGGGTATTTTGCTCATGATATATTCCTCCAAGAATCTCTAAAGTTCTGTTTTTTATATATAAATACGTTTTTCGCAGTTTTGGCTTAGGCAAAGGTATGCATCCTGATGAAATAATCAAGGGAATAAAAGGTGCTGCGGTCGCCATTGTGGGGTTGGACGAGAGCCCGAATTTGGCAAGCAGGGAACCAAAGTTGCAAAATCTAGTTGAATATTAGCGTTGGGGTCTGGGTAACCGATTCGGTTTTGGGAGGCTGGCGCTATTGGATTTTTACATCGGTTAGCTCAATTTCCACGCGGCGGTTCAGCTGCCTGCCCTCGCGGGTTCTGTTGGAGCCGATAAATTTCTGGGCACCGTGACCAAATGTCTGGAGTTTTCCAGGCAAAATACCCTTGCCCACCAGATAGGACTTGACCATATTGGCACGCAACTCGGCAATCATTTCATTATAGGATTTGGCTCCGTATGAGTCCGTATAACCGTTGAGGGTCGCACTTGCAGCAGGATTATTGCGCATAATCTCAGCGACCCGATCCAGCTTTTCTTTGGCCTTATCTGTCAGCTCATTGGAATCTTGATTAAAATAAATGATGAAAATCGAATCGTTGAGCATCTCAGCGACCTTTGCCGGGCTGCGGTTCCAACCTTGATCACCAGCTTGAGCAGAGGGTGCTGGCACCGCAACTTGTTGGTCGATGCTCTCATCCAGGTTTTCTTCTGTAAATCCCTGCCTGGCGCTGGTTGAGATACTCGGATCCAACTGCTCATGAATAAATTCATTGATCTGATTGGCCACCCGCCGGTCTCCAAAACCCACCTGACCGGCCCTGACCGAGACCTCTGTGGACTTTCGGCTGATCCTTACCACCTGGACGACCACCGGGGTACCATCCGCACGGCGGGCTTTGAAGGTGGTCTTTAAGCCATCTGCAATGGTTTCCGTGACCGGTATTTGCAAATCTTCCAGCGTGTCATTACTGGCCTGGACCGTTGTATGATAGTCTGTCGGATATGTTTTTACCGAGCCACCGGGCATACCGGCGCATGCCGCCAATACACAAAGACACAAAAATAGGGCCAAAAGAGCTGATGCCTTCCTGGTATCAGTCAAAAATTTATAAAAAGAAAGTTTCATTGCGAGATCTGCCTATCGATTTCGATTCGTTTTATCTTTTATGGCCATCAGCGGATTGCATGCCGCTATATTCATTATAATTTCACAGCCGGCAAAAACACAACCATTTTATCCCGGTAACAATATTAAAGCATGTTATTTCAATTAGTTAAATACAATATCCGACGCTCGAATCTTGACGAGAACCTGCATTTTTTATATGATTAAAGAGTTCAATGACGCATGGCTGCAATTTAAGAAGTTCGCTTTGAACCACCAAAATGAGGATATGAATTGATGCCAACTTTAACGCTGAAACTTCAAAACAAATCTCTGGGAACATTTACGCTAAAAAAAGGAAAGGCCTTGAGTATCGGCCGGCGGGATAAAAATGACATTGTTATCGATGATCCGGCTGTATCAGGTCATCATGCCAAGATAGACTATCTGGGTGACCGACTCGTATTAACTGATCTGCAGAGCAAAAATGGCTCTTTTGTCAACGAGCAGTTGGTTCACTCGCATTGGCTAAGGGATGCGGATGTCATCACCATTGGTGAGCATTCACTGGAATTGAAATTTGAGACAAAAGAAAAAGCGCCGCCAGTTGCGTCGGATGATTTTGACGACACCCAGGCGATGAATACCACCCAGCATCGCAGAATGAAAATTCAAAGCAATCCTACCAGAAGCATAAATGTGCCCAGATTCTGGGACCAGAGCCCGAGTCGCGGAACGCTCAGAGAGGTGGACTCGTCCGCTCCTGATCCAGCCACAGAGGAGCCAAGTCCCGAGTCGACTGCCACCCTGGATTATTTAGACGGCGGCGTCGGGCAAATCAGACTGACACGCAAAATTACCACCATTGGAACCGATCCCACATCCGATGTCGTCATCAAAGGCCTGCTGATGGATCCAACTGCTGCCACCATCAACAAAACCCCCGAGGGTTTCTGCTTTAATTACATTGGTGGTCGCCCCCGGCCTAAAATCAACGATGCGCCTGTCACAGGGTCAACCTTTTTGGAGATCTCCGATATCATTCAAATCGGCTCGGCCCGGCTGCAGTTTTCCATCGAGGAACCATAAAACCGGTTCTGGGTTCAGAGGTTTAAAGGTTTGCTGCGTTACCCTCCACACGATGCCCCATTTTCTCTTAGTTAGTAAGACCATCTTTGGTTACTTTGGCTATTATCATCGATAGCAGTTGTCTGAAGAACCTTTCAGAATTTGCGCTTCATTAAACTTATTGCATTCCGCTAAAAAAGAAGTTAACCCATTATCGAAGAGTTGAGGAGGCGCTTAACCTTTTTATAGATTTATCAACGCATCACAAGGAGATATCCGCATGGACCTACACCGTATCAGGTACAGAGGCGATAAGGAAGATGTTGAATTGTTGTTCAAAGATTACAATCTTGAAGGCATCATATCCACCTCGGAAGAACGGCAAAAGCTTGAAGAGTCCAATTTTCGCAATCAGTTACTAAAAGACGGCGCTTTTTTGCTAAGCCAGCCGATTTCACCCCGCATTTTCGACATCGTCACGGAAACAAAGCAAAAGCTTGGTTTGGATGGCGATTATGAAGTCTTTTGCCTGAACTCGAACAACATCAACGCATTTGCTTATGTTCAACCGGCAGAGGACAAAAATTTTTTTATCATTGGCATTACCTCCGAGGCCCTGGAGGAATTGGAAGATCTGGAGATCCAGTTTATTCTCGGACACGAGCTGGGTCATTTTTTGTTCGAGCACAACCGCATGAATTATCTGATCAATCCCAACCCCAACAGCCAGGGAGTGACGCTGCTGCCCAGTATGGGGGAAAATATTTTTTTAAGATGGCGCAAAAAATGCGAAATCAGCACGGATCGCATCGGGCTGATAGCCTGCGGTGATTTTGAAAATGCCGCACGCGCCATGCTCAAAACCGCCTATGGCCTGACCGGTAAAAATTTGAATTTGGACGTTGATTCGCTGCTGGAGCAAATCGATTCGCTCAAAGATACGCCCGAAGCGCTGGAGGTCAATTATCGTTCCCACCCGTTGATGCCGCTGCGACTGAAGGTCATGCAGATGTTTGCCGAATCGCCCATTTTCAAAAAGGTTCTAAGCGAAAAATCAGACTTTTCCGACAAGGAACTGAACGCGCTGGAAGATAAAACGGATCAATGGGTGAACTGGATAAAAAGATACCCACGCCGCCCGCTGGATCTGGCCGCCATGAAACTGGTCACCGCTGCCGGTCTGAAACTCATTATGACCGAAACGGTTGTGATGGACGAAGAAATCAAAGTCGTCATTCAAATACTGCATAAATATTTTACAGATGAACCCGGTGAGGTCATCAATGATATTATGCAAGACACCAATAATCTCGATAGCTTGATCAATGCGAATGTCAAAGAAATTTCCGAAAAAGGCGATGACCGGCACAAGACCTTTGTGCTCTCCCGATTGGCCGATATTGCCATTGCCGACGGCAAATTGGCCAAACCGGAAGCTGGCATCATCTTTGATATTGCCAAGGACTTTGGCATTCAGGAAAAAGCAGCTTACTCCATTGTGGTCGGCGGGATGAGCTCAGTGGGGCTGAATATCGATTGGAAGATGAATAGCCTGGTGCGCGAGATAAAAGCACAGCTTCAGAAAAAATACGTGGTTTAGGTGCCCCGTCTCCGCTCTGGTTTACCGCGCCGATCTGTCACGCCGGAGTTTTGACGTAGGAGGAAGCTGTTAAGGCGAAGGCGGGCGAGCTTCCGACTTCGCTCTTCAAGCTACGCCGGGACAAGACGCCGCGGCAAGCAGATGACAGAAGACAGATGTCAGAGGCCAGAAGATAAAAAAATAGAAATGAAAAGAACGGCAAGCTCGTGCTTGGTGAGAATGGTGAACGGATAAGACCACGAAGCGTACGAAGAACACAAAGAAAAATATATCCATACGAAGTTAGTCCGCTTCATAAACTTCATGTCCTTCGTCGTAAAAATAGTTTTCAGAAAAGCACCCAAAATAAGAACCAGTCGCCGCGAAAAACAGAGTAATGCGATTCGGAGCCGGATCTAATACCAAGCCGCTATATGCAAACCGCCTGACCTAAATGATATTTTCTTGACTCAAAGGGGTTTCTAACGTATCACCATACTTGTAGAAAACTCACCTGAATGTGAATTCCGCCCTTACAGCAGACACGCATCCGATTCTTTCCGTTGGCAAAATTTTTCCGCCGCATCGTTTTTATTCATCGATGCTCTGTTGCGCTTTTCTTTCTGACATAGACGTTGGTCCTGACAAACTTTTAGCCTGAAAGTCAGGTAAAATGGAGCAACCTTTAAAAATGTGCATGCACCACTCCCGGCAGATAATTTTACTTTGCCGGGAGCTCAGAATTATTGCCATTTGATTCCAAAACAACCCGTTGTTTGAAGGGAGGCAACACCATGGCTAAATTTATCTCGCTGGTTAAATACACGACCAAAGGCATCGACAAAATCAAGGAAAGTCCAAATCGACTCGATGCATTCAAGCAATTATGCGAATCGATGGGGGTAACCGTTGATGGATTTTTCCTGACCATGGGGTCCTATGATATCGTGGTAATAGTGGATGCACCGGATGTTAAGACCGCAGCCAAAGTCCTTTTGACCACCGCATCAGCAGGTGCCATCAGCACTGAAACGCTTCCGGCTTTTACAGAGGAAGAATTTAGGCAGGTTATCGCCGAATTGCCCTAACAGATACATGATCCGTGTGCAAACAAGGAGGATTGCCCGTTTTTGAAGATAAAGGCTGGACCATATTCAGAATAGGTCCTGACTCAAATTAAATAGCCCTACCTCTCCTTTTGAGAGGTAGGGCTGTTTTCTTTGCTCGATTGATAGACTATAGATGTACTTTTCAGGCGGCGATTTTACCGAATTTACTGCGATAAACGGCTTCTATGCGGGCGGTGGGAATGCGGCCATTATTAAAGCATTTCTGGCACAGGGTATAATACAAAACAGGTGCCCTATTTTCTCGTTTTGCGTCAGAGGCCGGCGCTTCGGGTGTATAGCTGCCCAACACATACATATAGGGATCTCCGCAGACGACGCAGGGCTCATCACGAAGATCATTGAAAAGTTTTTCTTCCGCCTCGGCTAACATCTCATCGGTCATCATGACCCCCCTTTATCTTTTCAAGGGTAATGTCGGTTGGCGATAATTTAGGTATGACGAACAAAGCTTGCGATGCGAACATTGCTTGCAAACGGCGATGTGCTTTTTGTTGTTGGCCTTGGTTTTGGGGCAGGAAACGTAACTCATGAGCTAATTTAACCTCGCAGTACAAATGTTTAATTGATTGTATGAAATAAATGTCGCAGCATGTCGATTTTATTTAGTATATCACTATATCTTGATAATTGTCAAACAAATTATACCACATATAGTATACTTGAAGCCCATAGCACCGGATCTATCGATTTTGATGGTTGATGTTTATGGGTTATGTCTAATACTATTAGACACATCGATGATCACAACCGATGAAGGCCGTTTGTTACAAACTGACAAGCATAAAGGGAGCCCTGTTGTGCATTCGACTTTAAAAGACCTGATTGCCGGAGATCACATCTATGTGAAACGCAAAGGGTTTTTCTATTCCCACCATGGGATATATGCCGGCGATGGGAAGGTTTTGCATTTTAGGGGCGCTGTTCAGGAAAAAAAGGACCCCACCGTTATCCTCAGCGACATGGAAACATTTCTCAAAAATGGACGGCTGCAAAGGCGCACTTATAAACAACGCCTGCCGCATGCTGAAACACTGCAGATCGCACGCGCGCAACTTGCGCAAAAGGGATATTCACTGGTTTTCAATAATTGCGAGCACTTTGCCACCTATTGCGCCACTGGGAAAAAGAAAAGCCCGCAGGTCAGTAAAATTATCGGCGGCATGGCCACCCTGACGCTGGCAGTCACTGGTTTTTTCATCCGCAAAAAGGCCCGACCCCAAAAAGGAGATCCATCCGTATCTTGAGCAAAGGTTAAAAGGCATAGATATGGGCATATCAGCAGAGGATCGTGACGATCTAAAATACGCAAAAACACTTCTGGAAAATCCGAGCCTGGCGGCCAGAATTTCAAACCTTTTGGGCACTCCGATAGAAAAAGGCTTTGGTTACCTGCCGGCCAAATGGAAGGATCTGGTTCAAACAGCCACTGAAAAGTCGCTTAAAAAAACGCTGGGTTTTGCCGTGCACACCATGGATGTCAAAAAAAGAATGGCTTCTTCGGATAAGACCCATAAGCTGCTGGTCATGGCCACCGGGGCCAGTGGCGGATCATTCGGTCTTCCGGCTTTAGCGGTGGAGCTTCCGGTGACCACCACCATCATGCTGCGCTCCATTGCCGATATCGCACGCAGTGAGGGCGAGCCCATCAGCGAGCTGGAGACAAAACTTGCCTGTTTGGAAGTTTTTGCCCTGGGCGGATCTGCAAAAAACGAGGATGGCACCGAAACCGGTTATTATATTGTCAGGGCGGCATTGGCGCGCACCATCACTGAAGCAGCTCAGTACATCGCGGAAAAGGGTCTGGCCAAAGAGGGGGCCCCGGCGTTGGTCCGCTTGATCGCGGTTCTGGCATCCCGCTTCGGGGTGCTGGTATCGGAAAAAGTCGCCGCCCAGGCCATCCCGGTGATCGGCGCCGCCGGGGGCGCGTTGATCAATACAATCTTTATCGATCATTTTCAAAACACCGCCCGCGGCCACTTTATCGTCAGAAGACTCGAACGACAGTATGGAAAAGAATTGATTCGACAGGAATACGATCAGCTGGAGGTGTGATACGGGCGGACAACCTTATATTTGCTTGCGTTGAAAGATTTTACAAGCTTCATGGCAAATTGAAAATTCAGGTTGTGTGTTCCCTTAAAACGGACACCGGCGCCAAACCGGCCGTTGCCCCGTTCGCTGGAATAGATGACCTCTCCTTGGAGTTCGATCAGATTGTTGCCGTCGTCCACCGACATCATAGAGATGGATTTCGATGAAATCCTGTGAGTGGTTTCAAGAAAAACGCCGCCCTGGCTCAAATTAACCGCCTTGGCCATGGCTTGTTCCATGACCTTACCGTTTGACGCTATACCGACATAAGAAATTAAGTTACACGTGTTGACACGCGGAAATTGCCGCCGTTCCATATTTGCCTCTCTATAAATTTCCTGCAATTGCGCTCCGGACAACGTGCCCGGAAATGGCAGGCTTTTTACCGGAAACCCAATCAATGCCGACCAGCAGAATTAAGGCATTTTCCATGCCAATTGGCTCAAATATTCATTATTTTACGCACTTAAAATGTTTTTCAATTAATATCAGGCGGATATAAAAAATTGGACAAATGATAACGCATTTCCATCAATTATGTCGGTTAGGTGATGGAAAATTGAGAAATGAGCGTAACAGAATCTGGGAAATGAAATTAACAGGGATATCGTTATTGATGACAAACGGAAAGCGTGTACAAGGGTTCTGTAATGCGGTTGGCCCCGATGAGAATATAATCTAGCAGCATAGATGAGGTTGCCCTTAAACCCTTAATCCTGGCTAGCGGCTTTTTGCAGGGGCCCGAGCATTAGAATCAGAATCAAACCGGTGAGCGCCAGCCCGGTAAGCACCCAGAAGACCCCCTGGTAGCTGCCGGTGACGTCAAACATGCGACCGGCCAAAACCGGCCCGACCGCACCGCCAATCGTACCGCTGAACAGAATGAGCCCAAAGAGCAACCCGTGCGAGCCGGTGCCGAATAGCTCCGCTACCGTGGGCGACATGACCGTAAAGAACCCCCCGTGGCTGAAACCATAGACTGTGGCAAACAAAAACAGCATCCAGGCCTTGCCGGAAATCTGCAACCACAGCAGGCCGCAGAGCAGAATGACAAAGCAAATGATCAGTGAGCGCTTGCCGCCGATTTTATCGTTGGCCGTGCCCATCGTAAACCGGCCCACCATGCTGACACCGCCAATGGTGGACAGGACAGCGGCCGCGGTCCCCGGGGGCAATCCCAGATCGGTAGCGTGCGGCACGATGTGCACGACCATGGTCAGCAGGCAAAAAAAGATGGTAAACTCGGCAACGCACAGGATCCAAAAAGCGCCTTTGCGGACCGCTTTGTCGAGGGGGATGCTGCGCTCTGCGTCGGTGGCCGCAAATCCGGCGTCGTCAGCGCTGTTGCCGTCGGGCAGCTGCCCCTTGTCCCGGGGATCACGGTAAAGCACCAGCGCCGCCGCAACCAAAATCACCAGCGCAATTGCCCCGATAATCGTGTAAGAATGCCGCCAGCCGTAGGCGGCAATCAGGGCTGCGGCAATCAGGGGGACAATGAGCTGCCCGGCCCCGGTGCCGACCTTGATGATACCTGACATCATTCCCCGGCGCTTCACAAACCAGCGTGCCACTGTCGAGAGGGTTATCACGTCATGGGTGCTGAAACCAATGCCCACCATGATGCCGTACAGAAAATAAAGCTGCCACGGGGACTGCATTTGCGCCATAAACAGGTAGCCCAGGCCCAGCGAGATTCCGGAGACGACCATAATGATTCTGGGGCCGATGCGGTCATTGAGCCGGCCGGCAACAATCCCCATCGCTCCCATGATAAAAAAGGCCAGAGACGATGCGCCAGAGATAACAGTTCTTGACCAGCCCAGCTCAGCCTGAAACTGCTTGAAAAAAACACCATAGGTAAACAGCGGGCCGATGCACACCGCCTGGATGATGAAACTGGCGGCCACGATATTATAGCCGTAAAAAAACTTTGATTTCACAATTGCTGCCTGTTAATGGGTTTTGTACGTAGAGCGCGCTTTGAGAGCGCAGTGTCGAGACTTCTGATTTTGGCGATTGGGGAGTATAGAGAGATTTAACAGAGGCGTCAATGATGAAGTTTCACCCGCTTCTCCGCTGGACGGCTGCAAAGCGCTTGACCTTGCCAATCCGATACATAAATTACAACATAATCTAAAACATAACATCCATATTTTATCCAGGCATACTTTTAGATTGGGGGTATTATGCAAATTGAAGAGGCCATTCAAACCGCGATCGAATATGAGACCGAACTCAGGGATATTTATTTTGAAGCCGCGGAGGCTGAAGATGATGACAAAGGCCGCCAATTTTTTCAGTCAATGGGCAAAGATGAGCAAGGTCACCTCGACTACCTGGAAGATCGACTGAAGCAATGGCAGAAAACCGGTAAGCTCAGCGCTGAAAAACTGAAATCAACCCTGCCATCAGCAACAGAAATCGAGCGGCTGGCCTCGGAAGTCAAATCTCTGGTGGGTAAGGCGTCTCGCGGTCTCAAATCACAGATGCTCAGCAAAGCGCTGAAAATGGAAATCAAGACCTCCGAATTTTACCAGAAGATGGTCGATGAAATGCCCGCCGAGGCCCAGCAGATGTTTGCGCGCTTTCTTGAAATGGAAATAAATCACATTCGAACGCTTGAATTCGAGCTGGATTATATCAGCAAGACCGGTTACTGGTTTGATGTCAAAGAATTCGATATGGAATGATCGGCTAATTCCAGTCGCACTCAATTTTAAAACAGGTCTGAGAGGAGAATCCGTATCAAATGATTGCGGTATTGAACTCATCGAAAACGCTGCAGATGCAGTCGCCCCCCAGTAAAATTAAGTACTCGCTTCCGGAATATGCTGACGAAAGTGCTGCGCTGGTAAAGGTGCTGCGCAAACTTTCCGTTTCAGAACTGGCAGCGCTAATGAAGATCAGTGACAAATTAGCCGTCTTAAACGCGGATCGTTATCGAAACTGGAAGGTGCGCCCCAATTCTACCCAAGCCAAACCGTCTCTGATGGCGTTTAAAGGCGATGTTTATGAGGCCATGAACGTTGACTCCTACACGGTTGAGGCGTGGGATTTTGCGCAGCGGCATCTGCGCATACTGTCCGGTCTGTATGGCATCCTGCGCCCGCTGGATTTGATCCAACCCTACCGCCTCGAAATGGCCACCCAACTGCCCACCCGCAGCGGTAAAAACCTGTATGAATTCTGGGGTGACAAAATTCAT
The nucleotide sequence above comes from Desulfobacterales bacterium. Encoded proteins:
- the yaaA gene encoding peroxide stress protein YaaA, translating into MIAVLNSSKTLQMQSPPSKIKYSLPEYADESAALVKVLRKLSVSELAALMKISDKLAVLNADRYRNWKVRPNSTQAKPSLMAFKGDVYEAMNVDSYTVEAWDFAQRHLRILSGLYGILRPLDLIQPYRLEMATQLPTRSGKNLYEFWGDKIHQSLQTALAKEKSGVLINLASLEYFKTIKADRLNAEVITPVFKEQRGSTYRVVAIYAKKARGWMCDFIIRNRLVKPKDLKSFNLDGYRFQPKLSADTEWVFVRKAK